One Solanum pennellii chromosome 10, SPENNV200 genomic region harbors:
- the LOC107032040 gene encoding protein RDM1-like isoform X1 has translation MFGVTVMNGAVSFGDQVEISSGDSSSSNTDDPITESKWMKNTITIDQPVSKFDSEYSIFRRARMYQEYMKVVPMPTQRGFVIPFTSWVGLAASMKELYGQPLHYLTNVHMKKLDSMRFGSDDEDVPLDTIIDPSKAEATIWLIEEVHRSTSSHHYIARLWLADPMYHIHVDAIFPKLQNSLK, from the exons ATGTTTGGAG TTACAGTTATGAACGGAGCAGTGTCATTTGGTGACCAGGTGGAGATATCATCGGGTGACTCATCTTCCTCTAATACAGATGACCCGATAACGGAGAGCAAATGGATGAAAAATACCATCACCATCGATCAACCTGTTAGCAAATTTGATTCTGAAT ATTCAATCTTTAGAAGAGCAAGAATGTACCAAGAGTACATGAAGGTGGTCCCTATGCCCACACAGCGTGGCTTTGTTATCCCTTTCACCTCATGGGTTGGATTGGCTGCATCCATGAAGGAGTTATATGGGCAACCCCTACATTACTTGACCAATGTCCACATGAAGAAGTTGGATTCAATGAGGTTTGGTAGTGATGATGAAGATGTTCCATTAGATACCATCATCGATCCTAGCAAAGCTGAAGCAACCATCTGGCTTATTGAAGAAGTTCACAGGTCTACATCATCTCATCATTACATAGCTAGACTTTGGCTTGCTGATCCAATGTATCATATCCATGTTGATGCAATTTTCCCTAAGCTGcagaattcattaaaatag
- the LOC107032040 gene encoding protein RDM1-like isoform X2 — protein MNGAVSFGDQVEISSGDSSSSNTDDPITESKWMKNTITIDQPVSKFDSEYSIFRRARMYQEYMKVVPMPTQRGFVIPFTSWVGLAASMKELYGQPLHYLTNVHMKKLDSMRFGSDDEDVPLDTIIDPSKAEATIWLIEEVHRSTSSHHYIARLWLADPMYHIHVDAIFPKLQNSLK, from the exons ATGAACGGAGCAGTGTCATTTGGTGACCAGGTGGAGATATCATCGGGTGACTCATCTTCCTCTAATACAGATGACCCGATAACGGAGAGCAAATGGATGAAAAATACCATCACCATCGATCAACCTGTTAGCAAATTTGATTCTGAAT ATTCAATCTTTAGAAGAGCAAGAATGTACCAAGAGTACATGAAGGTGGTCCCTATGCCCACACAGCGTGGCTTTGTTATCCCTTTCACCTCATGGGTTGGATTGGCTGCATCCATGAAGGAGTTATATGGGCAACCCCTACATTACTTGACCAATGTCCACATGAAGAAGTTGGATTCAATGAGGTTTGGTAGTGATGATGAAGATGTTCCATTAGATACCATCATCGATCCTAGCAAAGCTGAAGCAACCATCTGGCTTATTGAAGAAGTTCACAGGTCTACATCATCTCATCATTACATAGCTAGACTTTGGCTTGCTGATCCAATGTATCATATCCATGTTGATGCAATTTTCCCTAAGCTGcagaattcattaaaatag
- the LOC107032040 gene encoding protein RDM1-like isoform X3: MFGVTVMNGAVSFGDQVEISSGDSSSSNTDDPITESKWMKNTITIDQPVSKFDSEYSIFRRARMYQEYMKVVPMPTQRGFVIPFTSWVGLAASMKELYGQPLHYLTNVHMKKLDSMRFGSDDEDVPLDTIIDPSKAEATIWLIEEVHSEHMGYVVNLRL, from the exons ATGTTTGGAG TTACAGTTATGAACGGAGCAGTGTCATTTGGTGACCAGGTGGAGATATCATCGGGTGACTCATCTTCCTCTAATACAGATGACCCGATAACGGAGAGCAAATGGATGAAAAATACCATCACCATCGATCAACCTGTTAGCAAATTTGATTCTGAAT ATTCAATCTTTAGAAGAGCAAGAATGTACCAAGAGTACATGAAGGTGGTCCCTATGCCCACACAGCGTGGCTTTGTTATCCCTTTCACCTCATGGGTTGGATTGGCTGCATCCATGAAGGAGTTATATGGGCAACCCCTACATTACTTGACCAATGTCCACATGAAGAAGTTGGATTCAATGAGGTTTGGTAGTGATGATGAAGATGTTCCATTAGATACCATCATCGATCCTAGCAAAGCTGAAGCAACCATCTGGCTTATTGAAGAAGTTCACAG TGAACATATGGGCTATGTAGTGAACTTGCGCTTGTGA